Genomic DNA from Oncorhynchus clarkii lewisi isolate Uvic-CL-2024 chromosome 5, UVic_Ocla_1.0, whole genome shotgun sequence:
GGACAACTGCATGATGCAGAATTGCCTCTAAGGGAATGGAAAACAACATATCAACACAGCTATAGCTGTGACAGCTAGCTTCTTCAAATCAAAATTCTTCACGCATAGATATGAGAGCCATTCCTGCTCTATCTTTAGCTTGATTTGAACAAGACGACCCAGATTTCCAGCCAACTGAGTTACAATGCAGCTGTAATGAGAAGATTGAAACACTGCACATTTTTACCCGGGAAACGGCAACTTTCATCTtcatgctagctagcagtagccacctcatgctagctagcagtagccacctcatgctagctagcagtagccacctcatgctagctagcagtagcCACCTCATGCAAAAGGGCATTTTTCAAGGAAAATTAGCAGTATTTCAATCTTGTCTATGTATCAGTGTGGATAAAGTTACAATTTGGAGTACAGTGGCATATTACATCTATGCTTTGAGGTGTGTTTTCCGACTCCATCGTGTCTGAAGGCCCGAGTTCCTTTTCCACGTAAATTTGTATAGCCACGTTTGCATCACCCTCATGTTGGTGCTAGCAACAGCTTGGTAGTGCTATGTATCAATAGTAAATCCAGTATGGCCTGGAAACTATAGTTACTGGAAACTACAGTTACTGGAAACTAGTGAACTCTTCAAATGGTCAATGGCAATGCAATTTTCCTAAAGTTAATCTTTCCCCAACTTTGATCCTGCCATGTCCCTCACCCATATTAGCATCAcccaatgccccccccccccccccaccccttctgTCATTGAAATGGGATGGTCTTCCATTGGTTCATCACTCCCAATTTGCTATGTTGATCTCTTGTGTTAATGAAACCATGATTACGTTCTGACcccagtgcagctcagtgtaaaAAAAAGCGTAACGGTAGGTTCAGGTATCTTCTGGTAAATACTTAAACGTATTAAGTTAACTAGTTTGTTGTTGGAAAACATCAGCTAAATGTGGAAACAGGGGATAAATTGTAGCCAGTCAACTAGCTACTGAGTTGCCTTTAGGTAACCAGCTGCAAGCTAGCTCGATTAGAATGCAAAACTGCACTCTTGGCTGGAAAGCTATCTTAAGCTAGTTAAACGTTACCCAAAAACCCCAAGATAGCTTTCCAATCTAAAATCGATGATTGTAATTCTCCAaacacaatgtttacaaacacttagcACGTAACTAATGTTGGTATTTTATAAAATATCGTGTGCACAACAACGTTCAAATGCTTACCCAGTTTTGCCCGCGACTCCTCCAATTTCTGGATTTGGTTTTCAATGAAGAGCATCGACACTCCAAAAACCAAAATAGACAAAAGCTGTAACTTGGGAGGCATCATAATCCTTAAAAGCCCCATCAAACTATCAGATGCAAACAATTCATACCGCGAATTCAATATTCATAAGAGACAGGGTGAAGTCAAGTCTTGTGTTCATCAATGCACGCAAACGATGGGAATGTCCGAGACTAGCGTTCACTTATCAAGAAAACTAACTAATACTACCCACTAATTTAATATCTGACACTTATCAAATCAGTTCAACGTTGGGTCTTGTTCTCTTCGCGGTCCAAATTTTCTCTGCTCCGTCCGTAGTTTCATCCGTGCTCCGGTGAAAAGCAGCCTGCTAAACACACAGCGCGCTTTCAAGCAGGGTTGCCAGGACAGGACATTTCAAGGGATTGATCACGCAAAAACCCGCACCGCCAAAAAGGACAGAAAacgagcaaaacatttttttcacaGCAGGAGATGAGTTGCCATATCTATACAATAAACCATTTTCTATAACGTTACCAAGCCAATTAAGAAGGAACATTATagtaacaggctgactacacctcTTGCttaacaaaatacatttagaaatatatgttattcaattattgcaccacACTGCTTGTGTGCGCCAACAAGTGTATgcatagaagtcattcctatatctgacgcagatcgcgctgcaagtcctgcctctcccatctcctcattggtttatagaagctcatctcatctcctcattggttatacttacagtgggtgactgaaagatgaTCGAGGTCAGTTTCGGTAATGCACCTAaattatgaaagttgccaatcataatatgaagtaaggagaagaaaaagcctggaaggaagagagatgactagaaaccaTTCGGtcgaccgttttatgtgtggattaattgtcggagtagaggaccttgtgcatttcaggtaaaataacaactcgatgtttatatcccaggacaaattagctagcaacagcaagctagctaaataggacaaattagctaacaAGTGCATGCTAACcggctaaattgccataaatgtttaatgcgtttcgacctgtccccaaattaatagaaTTAATTCTGAACTTGTGTTGATATTTTAATCTACGTGTCGTGATCGCATTttgtgtggggggacaaaatacatttatgcacgatggcgcacgcacgCAGCCAGATTGGGTTCCGTGTAACTTGTAACGATGTTAGAAGCTAAATTTGAGTTTCCTCAATATAAGAATTATTGCAAGCTTTGAGATTACTTAGCAAAGCAATTTAAATATATGGCAAGAGAAAAGATAATTCACCCGTGTTAAACTCGCCAGATCATTTTCCATCAATGGATGTCAATTTAATTTGTTTGACTGCTATGATTAAACAATAAGCCACAAGGGgttatggtatatggccaaaatacagtgccttcggaaagtattcagaccccttgacattttgcacattctgttacgttacagccttattctaaaaattgattttaaaaataaataaaaaatcctcagcaatctacacacaataccccataatgacatcacaataacccataatgacatcacaataacccataatgacatcacaataccccataatgacatcacaataacccataatgacaaagcaaaaacaggtttttagaaatgtttgcaaatgtattacaattttCTTTTAAAcagtgcatgtcggagcaaaaaccatgaggtcgaaggaattgtccgtagagctcccagacaggattgtgtcgaggcacagatctggggaagggtaccaaaaaatatctacagcattgtgatccccaagaacacagtggcctccatcattcttaaatggaagaagtttggaaccaccaagactcttcctagagctggccgccctaccaaactgagcaatccttggtcagggaggtgaccaagaaacccatagtcactctgacagagctctatagttcctctgtggagatgggagaaccttccagaaggacaaccatctctgcagcattccaccaatcaggcctttatggtagagtggccagacagaagccactcctcagtaaaaatgtacatgacagcccgcttggagtttgccagaaggaacctaaaggactctcagaccatgataaacaagattctctggtctgatgaaaccaagattaaactctttggcctgaatgccaagtgtcacatctgcaggaaacctggcaaagtacaaagagatccttgatgaaaacctgctccagctcgctcaggacctcagactggggcgaaggttcaccttccaacaggacaacgaccctaattacacagtcaagacaatgcaggagtggcttcaggacaagtctccgaatgtccttgagtggcccagccagagccctgacttgaacctgattgaacatctctggagagatctgaagaTAGTTGCTAGAAATCttagcaaatatatatatatatatatatatgtgtgtgtgtgtatacattcgctaagatttctaaaaacctgtttttgctttgtcattatggggtattgatgaaggaaaaatacaatttattccattttagagtaaggctgtaatgtaacaaaaatgtggaaaaagtcaagtggcctgaatactttacgaaggcactgtatatcagtaCACTCAACATCTTAAGCATTACAAAacttatatttgatcaaataaacctCAGGTATCAAGTAGGCCATTATTTTTTTGTAGACCAAATTTGACACTTTCTCATTTCTGCCGAGTTAAGACTGTTAGTTAGGGCTGGGTATAATAAGAACTATGGGAGAGCAGACCGGAATTTAACATTTTATTCAATGGTAAACGGCCTGAGTGAATGGTCatcatttatccaccatctttaaCAATATAACAATAGCGCTTGGATTGTTCTCATGCCAAATTCAATACAACTCGGGAACTCTGCCATTGCAAAAAGTTTCACACTTGGAAAGTATCAGCAAAGATgttttataactaaaccaagatagaccacagcctgtcgtttccaatgtgAATAAATGAGTCATAGTgtgcagaacaagcaaggaggtgggcagagccaagcaggAGCTAGCAAGATCCTATTGGTAcatctgcatatttccgttagggaacgcctactctgtgagGTGCGCATGTGCaattccatcttctcccactgccagccaagcggatgcttcacatttatacatccggtgaaatatctgtctcattgttctatctgtggtatCAGAATCAACCAATAGGAACCTCTATGCAAAAATGTAGCTAGTCAAATGTTTTAACTCTGAGGTTTCGAGTTTCGAATAGTCTTGAAAGCATTGTTGCCATGTTCACGGTTTTCCCGCTAAATTGGGATACTTTGAAAACAGATGTCGCGGGTTAAAATGTATTGGTTGCGGGTTTTTGGGCTATTTCTAAGTTGCACCTCCACGGTCATGGCATTTCTCTTAAAAAATATACCGTATATTTCACTGTAATCTGCTGCTTACTGTCAGGCTATCACGAcccaggataagacccagatacagacagGAGGCGGATAGTTCAATTCTCTGATTATTTATTATAACAGGGGCAGGAAAAAGgcaggtcgagggcaggcagaggttcgtaaccaggtcagagtcagTAAAGgttcaggacaggcagaaaggtcagaaccggGAAGACTAGAAACAAAAACTTGAGAACAGGAAAACAATGGGAAACACGCTGGTATGACCTGACAATACAAGactgaactggcaacagacaaacagaaaacgcaggtataaatacacaggggataatggtgaAAAATGAGACACCTGGTGGCggttggagacaagcacaagacaggtgacaccgatcagggtgtgacaccgaTCGGGGTGTGACATCGATCGGGGTGTGACaccgatcagggtgtgacaccgatcagggtgtgacacaggcAGTGATGCAGGCTGTTGCTGACCTAAGACCTAAGGATGTATGTATCAGATGttcaacatgctctgctcacacctactgtgatggtccgggcctaaaccacacaaaaacacTAGACCCTATTTGACACATTTGAGTTAACAGCAGTGAATGGATGGCGAGCAGCAAATAGTTTGAACTTTCTCATGCTGTTGCTGAGAGGAAATACTCTTGAGATTTTGTCAGACTTTAACCTCAGGATACTAAAAACGATTACAATTACATTCACTTTCACTGCGAACTCAAAGTGTTCAATCCAAACAGTCCATTTTGCTTTCCTTCCCCTCGAAAGATTCTGGCATGAGCACCGGCTGGTCAATCCGTCTGTCCGTGGCACCCGGCTGATCCACCACCAGCTGGTCAATCCGTCTGTCCGTGGCACCCGGCTGATCCACCACCGGCTGGTCAATCCGTCTGTCCGTGGCACCTGGCTGATCCACCACCGGCTGGTCAATCCGTCTGTCCGTGGCACCCGGCTGATCCACCACCGGCTGGTCAATCCGTCTGTCCGTGGCACCCGGCTGATCCACCACCAGCTGGTCAATCCGTCTGTCCGTGGCACCCGGCTGATCCACCACCGGCTGGTCAATCCGTCTGTCCGTGGCACCCGGCTGATCCACCACCGGCTGGTCAATCCGTCTGTCCGTGGCACCCGGCTGATCCACCACCGGCTGGTCAATCCGTCTGTCCGTGGCACCCGGCTGATCCACCACCGGCTGGTCAATCCGTCTGTCCGTGGCACCCGGCTGATCCACCACCGGCTGGTCAATCCGTCTGTCCGTGGCACCCGGCTGATCCACCACCGGCTGGTCAATCCGTCTGTCCGTGGCACCCGGCTGATCCACCACCGGCTGGTCAATCCGTCTGTCCGTGGCACCCGGCTGATCCACCACCGGCTGGTCAATCCGTCTGTCCGTGGCACCCGGCTGATCCACCACCGGCTGGTCAATCCGTCTGTCCGTGGCACCCGGCTGATCCACCACCGGCTGGTCAATCCGTCTGTCCGTGGCACCCGGCTGATCCACCACCGGCTGGTCAATCCGTCTGTCCGTGGCACCCGGCTGATCCACCACCGGCTGGTCAATCCGTCTGTCCGTGGCACCCGGCTGATCCACCACCGGCTGGTCAATCCGTCTGTCCGTGGCACCCGGCTGATCCACCACCGGCTGGTCAATCCGTCTGTCCGTGGCACCCGGCTGATCCACCACCGGCTGGTCAATCCGTCTGTCCGTGGCACCCGGCTGATCCACCACCGGCTGGTCAATCCGTCTGTCCGTGGCACCCGGCTGATCCACCACCGGCTGGTCAATCCGTCTGTCCGTGGCACCCGGCTGATCCACCACCGGCTGGTCAATCCGTCTGTCCGTGGCACCCGGCTGATCCACCACCGGCTGGTCAATCCGTCTGTCCGTGGCACCCGGCTGATCCACCACCGGCTGGTCAATCCGTCTGTCCGTGGCACCCGGCTGATCCACCACCGGCTGGTCAATCCGTCTGTCCGTGGCACCCGGCTGATCCACCACCGGCTGGTCAATCCGTCTGTCCGTGGCACCCGGCTGATCCACCACCGGCTGGTCAATCCGTCTGTCCGTGGCACCCGGCTGATCCACCACCGGCTGGTCAATCCGTCTGTCCGTGGCACCCGGCTGATCCACCACCGGCTGGTCAATCCGTCTGTCCGTGGCACCCGGCTGATCCACCACCGGCTGGTCAATCCGTCTGTCCGTGGCACCCGGCTGATCCACCACCGGCTGGTCAATCCGTCTGTCCGTGGCACCCGGCTGATCCACCACCGGCTGGTCAATCCGTCTGTCCGTGGCACCCGGCTGATCCACCACCGGCTGTCGTTCGGTTGGCTGTTATTTGA
This window encodes:
- the LOC139409799 gene encoding glutamine-rich protein 2-like, encoding MTDKFETEKEQPVVDQPGATDRRIDQPVVDQPGATDRRIDQPVVDQPGATDRRIDQPVVDQPGATDRRIDQPVVDQPGATDRRIDQPVVDQPGATDRRIDQPVVDQPGATDRRIDQPVVDQPGATDRRIDQPVVDQPGATDRRIDQPVVDQPGATDRRIDQPVVDQPGATDRRIDQPVVDQPGATDRRIDQPVVDQPGATDRRIDQPVVDQPGATDRRIDQPVVDQPGATDRRIDQPVVDQPGATDRRIDQPVVDQPGATDRRIDQPVVDQPGATDRRIDQPVVDQPGATDRRIDQPVVDQPGATDRRIDQPVVDQPGATDRRIDQPVVDQPGATDRRIDQPVVDQPGATDRRIDQPVVDQPGATDRRIDQPVVDQPGATDRRIDQPVVDQPGATDRRIDQPVVDQPGATDRRIDQPVVDQPGATDRRIDQPVVDQPGATDRRIDQLVVDQPGATDRRIDQPVVDQPGATDRRIDQPVVDQPGATDRRIDQPVVDQPGATDRRIDQLVVDQPGATDRRIDQPVLMPESFEGKESKMDCLD